The Flavobacterium sp. 140616W15 sequence GATTGCTAAAGGATTGTTCATTACAATCAAACATATGTTCAAACGTAAACCTACAATTCATTACCCTGAACAAGTTCGTGAGCGTAGTGATGTTTACCGCGGACAGCATATGCTAAAACGTGATGAGCAAGGTCGCGAGAACTGTACTGCTTGTGGATTATGTGCTTTATCTTGCCCTGCTGAGGCTATCACTATGAAAGCTGAAGAGCGCAAACCAGATGAAAAACATTTGTATAGAGAAGAAAAATATGCTTCGATATATGAGATTAATATGTTGCGTTGTATTTTTTGTGGATTGTGTGAAGAGGCTTGTCCTAAAGATGCAATTTACCTAACGACTTCAAAAGTATTAGTTCCTTCTAGCTATAATAGAGAAGATTTTATTTTTGGAAAAGACAAATTAGTGATGCCATTAGACATGGCTATGAAAAACGCACAACTTAAAAACGCTAATTAATGATACATATACCTGATTTTGCTAATGCAAATGCAATACAAATTACTTTTTGTATTTTAGCTTTCATAACTGTGATTACCGCATTCTTAACGATTTTTAGTCGTACACCTATTCATAGCGCTATTTATTTAGTGATTTGCTTTTTCTCGATTGCTGGTCATTACTTACTATTAAATGC is a genomic window containing:
- a CDS encoding NADH-quinone oxidoreductase subunit I, translating into MSIETISLSGRKKVVSNKEMTFLERLYLVAIAKGLFITIKHMFKRKPTIHYPEQVRERSDVYRGQHMLKRDEQGRENCTACGLCALSCPAEAITMKAEERKPDEKHLYREEKYASIYEINMLRCIFCGLCEEACPKDAIYLTTSKVLVPSSYNREDFIFGKDKLVMPLDMAMKNAQLKNAN